Below is a genomic region from Nocardioides panacis.
CTCGGCGGTCAGCTTGTCGAGGATGCCGGTGGTCACGCAGACCGACGAGTGCTGCGGCGAGCGCCCGGTGGCGAAGGCGTTGGGCATGTCGGTGTAGGCGATCGCCACCCGCGGCTTGGGCATGTCGGCCAGCGCGCAGAGCCGGTCGATCACCCCGTGCAGCTCGGGGGGCCTCCTCGGGCGTGACGATCCGGGCCCGCATCGCCTTCAGCGCGATCGAGTCGGAGTTGTACCACTGGAACCAGGCGACCCCGAGGCCGGCGAGACCGATGATCACGGCGAGACCGGCGCCGCCGTACGAGCCGCCGGCGTACATCAGCCCGACCACGAGCGCCACGAACAGCGCACCGAGCAGGAACATCACCAGGGTCATCCGCGCGGTGAGGCCGCGGTCGTTGATGAAGCGGGTGCTGGCCATCAGCCCGGGATCAGCCCGTCGTCGTTGAGCAGCTCCCGCACCTCCTCCAGCGTGGCGTCGGACGGCGGCAGGATCAGGTCGGAGTCCTCGAGCGACTCGTCGGGCAGCGGCTCACCGCCCGTGCGGACCGCGTCCAGCAGCGCCGAGAGGGTGTTCGAGAACGAGCTCTGGTCCTCCGCCTCGACGGCCGCCTCGACGGCCGCGTCCAAGGTGTTCAGCGTCGGCAGCTGCTCGTCCGTGACGGTCCACTGACCCTCTCCGAGGATCCGGACGATCATGACTGGCCCTCTTCCTTGCGGGGCTCGCTCACCGGGGTGGCCTCGACCTGCGCCGGCGGCGTGGAGTCGGACTGCTCCAGGGCCTGCGGGGCGCTGCCGGCCTTCAGCGCGGCCAGCTCGCTCTCCACGTCGGACTGCGAGGACATCGCCTCGAGCTCGCGGGAGATGTCGTCGCCGCGGTTGATCGAGCTGGCGTCGTCGAGCGCGCCGGAGGCGATCAGCTCGTCGATGGCACCGGCCCGGGCCTGCATCTGCGCGGTCTTGTCCTCCGCGCGCTGCACGGCCATTCCGACGTCGCCCATCTCCTCGGAGATGCCGGAGAACGCCTCGTTGATGCGGGTCTGCGCCTCGGCGGCGGTGTACTGCGCCTTGATGGTCTCCTTCTGCGTGCGGAAGGACTCGACCTTGGCCTGCAGCCGTTGGGAGGCGAGCGTGAGCTTCTCCTCCTCGCCCTGCAGCTGCGCCTGCTGGGCCTGCAGGTCGCTCATCTGCGAGGTGAGCGCCGACTTGCGGGTGAGCGCCTCGCGGGCGAGGTCCTCGCGGCCCATGGACAGCGCCTTCTGGGCCTGCTCGGTGAGCTTGTCGGACTGCTGCTTGAGCTGCGCGCCCTGGAGCTCGACGCGCTTGCGGCTGGTCGCGACGTCGGCCACGCCGCGACGCACCTTCGTCAGCAGCTCGAGCTGGCGCTTGTAGCTGTAGTCCAGCGTCTCGCGCGGGTCCTCGGCGCGGTCGAGCGCCTTGTCGGCCTTGGCGCGGAAGATCAGGCTGATGCGCTTCATGAGAGTCATGGAGGGCAGCCCCCCTTTTCTTTTTCTCGGTGATGCGGCGAGGTGACGTCGCCACCACCCTACGGGGCAACGGACGGGCGGAGTAGGAGGTTCCCG
It encodes:
- a CDS encoding PspA/IM30 family protein, which encodes MTLMKRISLIFRAKADKALDRAEDPRETLDYSYKRQLELLTKVRRGVADVATSRKRVELQGAQLKQQSDKLTEQAQKALSMGREDLAREALTRKSALTSQMSDLQAQQAQLQGEEEKLTLASQRLQAKVESFRTQKETIKAQYTAAEAQTRINEAFSGISEEMGDVGMAVQRAEDKTAQMQARAGAIDELIASGALDDASSINRGDDISRELEAMSSQSDVESELAALKAGSAPQALEQSDSTPPAQVEATPVSEPRKEEGQS
- the pspAA gene encoding PspA-associated protein PspAA, whose translation is MIVRILGEGQWTVTDEQLPTLNTLDAAVEAAVEAEDQSSFSNTLSALLDAVRTGGEPLPDESLEDSDLILPPSDATLEEVRELLNDDGLIPG